The following are from one region of the Ochotona princeps isolate mOchPri1 chromosome 15, mOchPri1.hap1, whole genome shotgun sequence genome:
- the JOSD1 gene encoding josephin-1, giving the protein MSCVPWTGDKGKCVSLDLPPAAPAHIYHEKQRRELCALHALNNVFQDGSAFTRDALQEIFQRLSPNTMVTPHKKSMLGNGNYDVNVIMAALQTKGYEAVWWDKRRDVGVIALTNVMGFIMNLPSSLCWGPLKLPLKRQHWICVREVGGAYYNLDSKLKAPEWIGGESELRKFLRHHLRGKNCELLLVVPEEVEARQSWRADA; this is encoded by the exons ATGAGCTGCGTGCCATGGACAGGAGACAAGGGCAAGTGCGTGTCGCTGGACCTGCCCCCAGCGGCGCCTGCCCACATCTACCACGAGAAGCAGCGCCGCGAGCTCTGTGCCTTGCACGCGCTCAACAACGTCTTCCAGGACGGCAGCGCCTTCACCCGGGACGCCCTGCAGGAGATTTTCCAGAG GTTGTCTCCGAACACCATGGTGACACCCCACAAGAAGAGCATGCTGGGAAATGGGAACTATGATGTGAATGTCATCATGGCAGCACTTCAGACCAAAGGCTATGAGGCCGTGTGGTGGGACAAGCGCAG GGATGTTGGTGTCATCGCCCTCACCAATGTTATGGGCTTCATCATGAATCTGCCCTCCAGCCTGTGCTGGGGTCCACTGAAACTGCCCCTCAAAAGGCAGCACTGGATCTGTGTGCGGGAGGTGGGCGGGGCCTACTACAACCTCGACTCAAAACTCAAGGCACCCGAGTGGATTGGAGGCGAGAGCGAGCTCAG gaaGTTTCTGAGGCACCACCTGCGAGGGAAGAACTGTGAACTTTTGCTGGTGGTCCCAGAAGAGGTGGAGGCCCGTCAGAGCTGGAGGGCTGATGCGTAA
- the TOMM22 gene encoding mitochondrial import receptor subunit TOM22 homolog, translated as MAAAAAAAGAGEPASPDELLPKGDAEKTEEELEEDEDDELDETLSERLWGLTEMFPERVRSAAGATFDLSLFVAQKMYRFSRAALWIGTTSFMILVLPVVFETEKLQMEQQQQLQQRQILLGPNTGLSGAMPGALPSLPGKI; from the exons atggccgccgccgctgctgccgccggCGCCGGGGAACCCGCGTCTCCGGACGAGTTGCTCCCGAAAGGCGACGCGGAGAAGACGGAGGAGGAGCTAGAAGAGGACGAGGATGACGAG CTGGACGAGACCCTGTCGGAGAGGCTGTGGGGTCTGACCGAGATGTTCCCGGAGAGGGTCCGCTCCGCGGCCGGGGCCACCTTCGATCTCTCCCTCTTCGTGGCCCAGAAAATGTACAG GTTCTCCAGGGCAGCCCTGTGGATCGGGACCACGTCCTTCATGATCCTGGTGCTGCCTGTGGTCTTTGAGACGGAGAAGTTGCaaatggagcagcagcagcagctgcagcagcggcAG ATCCTTCTAGGGCCCAACACGGGGCTGTCAGGAGCAATGCCCGGGGCATTACCCTCACTTCCTGGAAAGATCTAG
- the CBY1 gene encoding protein chibby homolog 1: protein MPLFGNTFSPKKTPPRKSASLSNLHSLDRSTREVELGLDYGTPTMNLAGQSLKFENGQWITEVGGAVDRREAQRLRRRNQQLEEENNLLRLKVDILLDMLSETTAESHLMEKELDELKSAGRRRK, encoded by the exons ATGCCGCTCTTCGGGAACACCTTCAGTCCCAAGAAGACGCCGCCTCGCaaatctgcttctctctccaacCTGCATTCT CTGGATCGGTCAACCCGGGAGGTGGAGCTGGGCCTCGACTATGGAACCCCCACCATGAACCTGGCAGGACAGAGCCTCAAGTTCGAGAACGGCCAGTGGATCACAG AGGTCGGTGGTGCAGTGGACCGCAGGGAGGCACAGCGCCTCCGCCGGCGCAACCAGCAGCTGGAGGAAGAGAACAATCTCCTGCGGCTGAAAgtggacatcctgctggacatg CTCTCAGAGACCACTGCTGAGTCCCACCTCATGGAGAAGGAGCTTGATGAACTGAAGAGTGCCGGCCGGAGGAGGAAGTGA